One genomic region from Laspinema palackyanum D2c encodes:
- the psbB gene encoding photosystem II chlorophyll-binding protein CP47, with protein sequence MGLPWYRVHTVVLNDPGRLIAVHLMHTALVAGWAGSMALYELAIFDPSDPVLNPMWRQGMFVMPFMARLGVTDSWRGWSITGESAADVGFWSFEGVATAHIVLSGLLFLAACWHWVYWDLELFTDPRTGEPALDLPKMFGIHLFLSGLLCFGFGAFHLTGLFGPGMWISDPYGLTGHIQPVAPEWGPDGFNPFNPGGIVAHHIAAGIVGIIAGIFHLSVRPPERLYRALRMGNIETVLSSSIAAVFFAAFVVAGTMWYGSATTPIELFGPTRYQWDSNYFQQEIDRRVQTSLAQGDNLEQAWSQIPEKLAFYDYVGNNPAKGGLFRVGPMNTGDGLAQGWLGHPVFKDGEGRVLSVRRLPNFFETFPVVLTDADGIVRADIPFRRAESKYSFEQTGVTVSFYGGELNGKTVSEPTLVKQYARKAQLGEPFAFDRETLNSDGVFRTSTRGWFTYGHACFALLFFFGHIWHGSRTIFRDVFAGIDPDLEEQVEFGLFQKVGDVSTRKQEV encoded by the coding sequence ATGGGACTACCCTGGTATCGAGTACACACAGTCGTTTTGAACGATCCGGGTCGGTTGATTGCCGTTCACCTAATGCACACGGCTCTGGTGGCAGGTTGGGCCGGTTCAATGGCCCTTTATGAACTGGCGATTTTTGATCCGAGTGATCCCGTCCTGAACCCCATGTGGCGTCAGGGGATGTTCGTCATGCCCTTCATGGCTCGCCTCGGCGTGACCGATTCTTGGAGAGGCTGGAGCATTACCGGCGAAAGCGCCGCCGACGTTGGGTTCTGGTCATTTGAAGGGGTGGCTACCGCCCATATTGTCCTGTCCGGATTGCTGTTCCTAGCAGCTTGCTGGCACTGGGTTTATTGGGATTTGGAACTGTTCACCGATCCGCGCACCGGCGAACCCGCCCTGGACTTGCCTAAAATGTTTGGCATCCACTTATTCCTGTCGGGTCTGCTCTGCTTCGGATTTGGAGCATTTCACCTCACAGGGTTATTCGGACCGGGGATGTGGATTTCTGACCCCTATGGCTTAACGGGACATATCCAGCCCGTTGCGCCGGAGTGGGGACCCGATGGCTTTAACCCCTTTAACCCGGGTGGTATCGTGGCTCACCACATTGCCGCAGGGATTGTCGGCATTATTGCTGGCATTTTCCACTTATCTGTACGTCCGCCTGAGCGGTTGTACCGAGCCCTGCGGATGGGGAACATTGAAACCGTGCTCTCTAGCAGTATCGCTGCCGTCTTTTTCGCCGCTTTCGTGGTCGCCGGTACCATGTGGTACGGTTCCGCCACCACTCCGATTGAACTGTTTGGTCCAACCCGCTATCAGTGGGATAGCAATTACTTCCAGCAGGAAATTGATCGGCGCGTGCAAACCTCCCTGGCTCAAGGGGATAACCTAGAACAAGCCTGGTCCCAAATTCCTGAGAAACTGGCGTTCTATGATTACGTCGGCAACAACCCCGCCAAAGGCGGTCTGTTCCGCGTAGGCCCCATGAACACTGGTGATGGACTCGCCCAAGGTTGGTTGGGTCATCCCGTGTTTAAAGATGGTGAAGGTCGCGTACTCTCGGTGCGTCGTCTTCCCAACTTCTTTGAAACTTTCCCAGTGGTCTTGACTGACGCTGATGGTATTGTGCGGGCGGATATTCCCTTCCGTCGTGCTGAATCTAAATACAGCTTTGAGCAAACCGGCGTAACGGTGAGCTTCTATGGTGGAGAACTTAACGGAAAAACCGTGAGCGAACCCACTTTAGTCAAGCAGTATGCTCGGAAAGCTCAGTTAGGCGAACCGTTTGCGTTCGATCGCGAAACCCTCAACTCTGATGGGGTGTTCCGCACGAGCACTCGCGGTTGGTTTACTTATGGCCATGCCTGCTTTGCTTTGCTGTTCTTCTTCGGTCATATCTGGCACGGATCTCGGACGATTTTCCGCGATGTGTTTGCCGGGATCGACCCAGATCTCGAAGAGCAGGTCGAGTTTGGTCTGTTCCAAAAAGTCGGGGACGTTTCCACCCGCAAACAAGAAGTTTAG
- a CDS encoding alpha/beta hydrolase, whose protein sequence is MNITSGFDINQRFSFVVKQFHGIWKRALSLGLAMVLAVTAAVTINCDNAMAVERIILMYGDSRETISIGDLRRFVSEGAEPAEFRTRLGIIERDIEALRFALGQEIPVSQEFLRRILNSTIGQFILTRLEPVLGIAVEENVTQVVDAFVSAAANDSFTLLELLENYPEQQLSVSGPLLEEGYNRISFLATDVLAIAQVVQTYLADVVCEDGLLGSDFNTKPVPELLTGSKSNNLGWSK, encoded by the coding sequence ATGAACATAACCTCTGGGTTCGATATTAATCAAAGATTCTCCTTTGTGGTGAAACAGTTTCATGGGATCTGGAAAAGAGCTTTATCCCTAGGACTGGCAATGGTTTTAGCAGTCACTGCTGCGGTTACCATAAATTGTGACAATGCGATGGCTGTAGAGAGAATCATCCTAATGTACGGGGATTCCCGCGAGACCATCTCGATCGGCGACTTGCGCCGGTTTGTGAGCGAAGGTGCGGAGCCCGCAGAATTTCGCACCCGGTTGGGTATCATCGAGCGCGATATTGAGGCATTACGGTTTGCCTTGGGTCAGGAAATTCCAGTTTCCCAGGAATTCTTGAGACGAATTCTCAACAGCACCATCGGTCAATTTATCCTCACCCGTCTTGAACCTGTTCTGGGTATTGCAGTAGAGGAAAATGTTACTCAAGTCGTTGATGCCTTCGTTTCTGCAGCAGCCAACGATAGCTTTACCCTCTTGGAATTGCTAGAAAACTATCCAGAACAACAGTTGAGCGTCAGTGGTCCCCTGTTAGAAGAAGGCTATAACCGAATTAGTTTCTTGGCGACGGATGTTTTGGCGATCGCCCAAGTAGTTCAAACCTATTTAGCGGACGTGGTTTGTGAAGATGGATTGTTGGGCTCGGATTTTAACACCAAACCAGTCCCCGAACTTTTAACCGGCTCTAAGTCGAATAACTTAGGGTGGTCTAAATAA
- the metK gene encoding methionine adenosyltransferase, translated as MTRRYLFTSESVTEGHPDKICDQISDTILDALLTQDPKSRVAAEVVVNTGLVLITGEITSQAQVNFVEVARKKIAEIGYTHAENGFSANSCSVLVALDEQSVDIAQGVDQAQETREQISEEELDAIGAGDQGLMFGFACNETPELMPMPISLAHRMSRRLAMVRKNGELPYLRPDGKTQVTVIYENGVPVGIDTILISTQHTPGIGDITDNLAVQAKIKEDVWERVVQPCFADLQVKPDDNTRFLVNPTGKFVIGGPQGDSGLTGRKIIVDTYGGYSRHGGGAFSGKDPTKVDRSAAYACRYVAKNIVAAGLAEKCEVQISYAIGVARPVSLTIETFGTGKVDEDKLLEVVQKNFELRPAGIIQTFNLQRLPGERGGRFYQDVAAYGHLGRTDLDLPWEATDKVQLLKDALLPAVASV; from the coding sequence TTGACTCGTCGCTACTTATTTACCTCAGAGTCCGTCACTGAAGGACACCCCGATAAAATCTGCGATCAGATTTCTGACACGATTCTCGATGCCTTGCTTACCCAAGACCCCAAAAGTCGTGTCGCCGCAGAAGTCGTGGTCAATACTGGCTTAGTGTTGATTACCGGGGAAATCACCTCCCAAGCGCAAGTGAACTTTGTCGAAGTCGCCCGCAAAAAAATTGCAGAAATTGGTTACACCCATGCCGAAAATGGCTTTTCTGCCAATAGCTGCTCGGTACTGGTGGCCCTCGACGAACAATCCGTTGATATCGCCCAAGGGGTTGACCAAGCGCAAGAAACCCGCGAACAGATCAGCGAAGAAGAACTCGATGCGATCGGTGCCGGTGACCAAGGGTTAATGTTTGGCTTTGCCTGCAACGAAACCCCTGAACTGATGCCGATGCCGATTTCCCTGGCGCATCGGATGTCTCGCCGATTGGCAATGGTCCGCAAAAATGGTGAACTGCCTTATCTGCGTCCCGATGGCAAAACCCAAGTCACGGTGATTTACGAAAACGGCGTTCCCGTGGGCATTGATACCATTTTAATTTCCACTCAGCACACCCCAGGGATTGGAGACATTACCGACAACCTGGCAGTGCAAGCCAAAATCAAAGAAGATGTTTGGGAACGGGTGGTTCAACCTTGTTTTGCTGACCTCCAGGTGAAACCCGACGACAACACCCGCTTTTTGGTGAATCCCACAGGTAAATTTGTCATTGGTGGACCCCAAGGCGATTCCGGCTTAACCGGACGCAAAATTATCGTGGATACTTATGGCGGCTATTCCCGTCATGGGGGGGGTGCATTCTCTGGGAAGGACCCCACAAAGGTAGACCGCAGTGCGGCCTATGCTTGCCGGTATGTGGCAAAAAATATTGTAGCGGCTGGTTTGGCCGAGAAGTGTGAAGTACAAATTAGTTATGCGATCGGGGTCGCCCGCCCGGTGAGTCTGACGATTGAAACTTTTGGTACGGGTAAGGTTGACGAAGATAAATTGCTAGAAGTGGTTCAGAAGAATTTTGAACTGCGTCCGGCAGGGATTATCCAAACCTTTAATTTGCAGCGTCTGCCTGGAGAACGAGGCGGTCGTTTTTACCAGGATGTTGCCGCTTATGGTCATCTGGGACGCACGGACCTTGACTTACCTTGGGAAGCCACGGATAAGGTCCAATTGCTCAAAGATGCGTTGCTCCCCGCTGTGGCCTCGGTTTGA
- a CDS encoding DUF3352 domain-containing protein, whose amino-acid sequence MLKRVTLPVLSVLVLTTGSQLQAQPVPAGVAPTSPPAVTTVLPGDISGVLLIDTRANAWNGLNRFIDLPPGFSGPGFLPYIPAEVNFARDIQPWLGDWAAIAVMPGAGGTVRASLQENAVMVAPIEDPNRIPNFVAQLSAIQGQPRERQFQGVTLLEWPGPMAREQRKAPGSLKSGPIALNPLLAFKQSKWLKGLPGLAQTRPILPDATPTVPAQPVPRPPGVPAPEVPGTAGLAIAIVPGYVAAAQSSAPLERWIATKDKSNSLATDPQFQRTLGHPESGRSLVMGYGNFPQLAQLSSVSPLLNRLVPLPASGDINRAGGEVTTPYSAIDLMVWIEPQGIRAQSRGFGKTPETEPRVSPTPNPMAARLPASTYFTCGGSLNLWQAIGPILGQTFLTLPGLEQIPEFTQSTLGLDVTEDILPWMDGEITTFVFPTNRGFFPTVDETMKLGMGSMIETSDRQSAERLLTQLDERIANQLSGAITITRHQINENSVTSWEVINPNGRTESVLAHGWISENTLMMTTGLGPFQELYPQPAQSLANAFNFQAALEPLPQANLGSCYLNMGSFLAWVNTFVPPEINASPEGQIVLNSLGKIRSISGTGISQNTHVQWDLFMLLSPRS is encoded by the coding sequence GTGCTTAAGCGCGTCACCTTACCAGTGCTTTCTGTTTTAGTCCTGACAACGGGTTCACAACTGCAAGCCCAACCTGTACCGGCGGGGGTTGCACCAACATCGCCTCCGGCAGTTACCACGGTGTTACCTGGGGATATCAGCGGGGTGTTGCTGATTGATACCCGCGCTAATGCCTGGAATGGCTTAAATCGGTTTATTGACCTCCCGCCTGGGTTTTCTGGGCCGGGATTTTTGCCCTACATTCCGGCAGAGGTGAATTTTGCCCGGGATATCCAACCCTGGTTGGGAGATTGGGCAGCGATCGCCGTGATGCCAGGAGCAGGAGGGACCGTCCGGGCCTCTCTCCAGGAGAATGCGGTGATGGTGGCTCCCATTGAAGACCCGAACCGGATCCCTAATTTTGTGGCCCAATTGAGTGCGATTCAGGGACAGCCTCGGGAACGTCAGTTTCAGGGAGTGACCCTGTTAGAATGGCCGGGGCCTATGGCGAGGGAACAGCGGAAGGCTCCCGGGTCCCTAAAAAGCGGGCCGATCGCCTTAAATCCCCTCTTGGCTTTCAAACAGAGCAAATGGCTCAAAGGGTTGCCTGGATTGGCACAGACGAGGCCAATTCTGCCCGATGCTACCCCGACAGTCCCAGCCCAACCCGTTCCCAGGCCCCCCGGAGTCCCCGCCCCAGAAGTCCCGGGAACCGCCGGTTTGGCGATCGCCATTGTTCCGGGATATGTGGCAGCGGCCCAGAGTAGCGCCCCCTTGGAACGGTGGATTGCAACTAAAGACAAGAGCAATAGTTTAGCCACAGATCCCCAGTTTCAGCGCACGTTAGGGCATCCTGAATCGGGCCGATCGCTGGTGATGGGTTATGGCAATTTTCCCCAATTGGCGCAACTTTCAAGCGTCTCTCCCCTGTTGAATCGCTTGGTTCCTCTACCCGCTTCCGGGGATATCAATCGCGCAGGGGGTGAGGTGACGACTCCCTACAGTGCGATCGATTTGATGGTGTGGATCGAACCCCAAGGGATCCGTGCTCAGTCTCGGGGGTTTGGTAAAACCCCCGAGACTGAACCCCGGGTGTCACCGACCCCAAACCCAATGGCGGCAAGACTTCCGGCATCCACCTACTTCACCTGTGGGGGCAGTCTGAATTTGTGGCAGGCGATCGGGCCGATTTTGGGTCAAACCTTCCTCACTTTGCCCGGGTTGGAGCAAATCCCTGAGTTCACTCAATCCACTCTGGGTTTAGATGTGACTGAAGATATCCTCCCCTGGATGGATGGCGAAATTACCACTTTTGTTTTTCCCACCAATCGGGGCTTTTTCCCCACCGTGGATGAAACAATGAAATTAGGAATGGGCTCGATGATTGAAACCAGCGATCGCCAGAGTGCGGAACGCCTCTTAACTCAACTCGATGAACGGATTGCCAATCAGTTGTCCGGGGCGATTACCATTACTCGTCATCAAATTAATGAAAACTCTGTCACCAGTTGGGAGGTAATCAACCCGAATGGGAGGACAGAAAGTGTATTGGCTCATGGGTGGATTTCTGAGAATACCCTAATGATGACCACGGGACTAGGACCGTTCCAAGAACTTTATCCGCAACCGGCTCAGAGTCTCGCCAATGCTTTTAATTTCCAAGCGGCTTTGGAACCGTTACCTCAAGCTAACCTCGGCTCTTGCTATCTGAATATGGGGTCTTTCTTAGCCTGGGTGAATACGTTTGTACCCCCGGAAATTAATGCCTCACCGGAAGGTCAAATTGTTCTGAATAGTTTGGGTAAAATCAGGAGTATAAGTGGAACGGGTATTTCTCAGAACACTCATGTTCAATGGGATTTATTTATGCTTTTATCTCCCCGTTCCTAG
- a CDS encoding photosystem II reaction center protein T: MQSVAYILILTLAIGVLFFAIAFREPPRIGK, translated from the coding sequence ATGCAGAGTGTCGCTTACATCTTAATTCTGACTTTAGCCATCGGTGTGCTGTTCTTTGCGATCGCCTTCCGTGAACCCCCTCGCATTGGCAAGTAA
- a CDS encoding M20 family metallopeptidase produces MLTDIKNIAAKLAPRLIEIRRHIHSHPELSGQEYQTAAYVAGVLSSCGVHVREGVGKTGVMGELSGQITDERVLAIRTDMDALPIAERTGLDYASQQAGVMHACGHDVHTTVGLGTAMILSELVDNLPGTVRFLFQPAEEIAQGAGWMIADGAMQQVSNILSLHVFPSIPGGSVGIRRGALTAAADDLEITIIGESGHGARPHEAVDAIWIASQVITTLQQAISRTQNPLRPVVLTIGQLNGGRAPNVIADSVKMLGTVRSLHPETHADLPAWIEKIVANVCQMHGGNYEMNYRRGVPSVQNDTGMTQLVESAALEAWGSDRVIYIPEPSLGAEDFSLYLEYAPGMMFRLGVGHPDKPNYPLHHPQFEVDESAIVTGIVTLAYAACKYWE; encoded by the coding sequence ATGCTCACTGACATTAAAAACATTGCTGCTAAACTCGCACCTCGCCTGATCGAGATTCGGCGACATATTCACAGTCATCCCGAACTTAGTGGTCAAGAGTATCAAACCGCTGCTTATGTGGCGGGGGTGCTTTCTTCCTGTGGAGTCCATGTGCGAGAGGGGGTGGGTAAAACCGGGGTCATGGGAGAACTTTCCGGTCAAATCACCGATGAGAGAGTCTTGGCAATTCGCACCGATATGGATGCGCTGCCGATCGCCGAACGCACTGGGTTAGACTATGCTTCCCAGCAGGCAGGAGTGATGCACGCTTGTGGTCATGATGTCCATACCACCGTCGGATTAGGAACAGCGATGATCCTCTCGGAACTGGTGGATAATTTACCCGGAACCGTGCGTTTTTTATTCCAACCCGCAGAGGAAATTGCTCAAGGTGCCGGTTGGATGATTGCTGATGGTGCAATGCAACAGGTCAGCAATATTTTAAGCTTGCACGTTTTTCCGTCGATTCCGGGGGGGTCCGTCGGGATTCGACGGGGAGCATTAACCGCCGCCGCCGATGACCTAGAAATCACAATTATTGGGGAATCCGGACATGGTGCCCGTCCCCATGAGGCAGTCGATGCGATTTGGATTGCCTCTCAGGTGATTACCACCCTCCAGCAGGCCATTTCCCGAACTCAGAACCCTTTACGTCCGGTAGTTTTGACCATTGGTCAACTGAATGGAGGACGGGCTCCGAATGTGATTGCGGACTCCGTGAAAATGCTGGGAACTGTGCGATCGCTGCATCCCGAAACCCATGCCGACTTACCCGCTTGGATTGAGAAGATTGTGGCAAATGTCTGTCAGATGCATGGCGGCAACTATGAAATGAACTACCGACGCGGAGTCCCTTCCGTGCAAAATGATACCGGGATGACGCAGTTAGTCGAATCAGCAGCATTAGAAGCCTGGGGAAGCGATCGCGTCATCTATATTCCCGAACCCTCCCTCGGTGCCGAAGATTTTTCCCTCTACCTCGAATACGCACCGGGAATGATGTTTCGTCTCGGTGTCGGACATCCCGACAAACCCAATTATCCCCTCCATCATCCTCAATTCGAGGTGGATGAATCAGCGATCGTCACCGGCATTGTCACCCTCGCTTATGCGGCTTGCAAGTATTGGGAATGA
- the nrdR gene encoding transcriptional regulator NrdR, giving the protein MRCPFCQHTDSRVLESRSAEAGQSVRRRRECLLCNRRFTTYERIEYVPITVIKRDGSRESFDRSKLLRGIVRACEKTGVESGQIENLVDEIEAQLQQQRFRREVTSNDIGELVLAQLQEVSEVAYIRFASVYRQFQGIRDFVDTLKDLQNQSDRPLSDRSPTPEEDPSSGKSTDDPGQLTLNDAHQDSPPVSSLAQA; this is encoded by the coding sequence ATGCGATGTCCATTTTGCCAGCATACTGACAGTCGGGTACTAGAATCTCGCTCCGCTGAAGCCGGTCAAAGCGTCCGCCGTCGCCGGGAGTGTCTCCTGTGCAACCGTCGCTTTACCACTTATGAACGGATTGAATATGTCCCGATCACAGTGATTAAACGAGATGGCTCCCGCGAATCGTTTGATCGCTCTAAATTACTGCGCGGAATTGTTCGGGCTTGCGAAAAAACTGGTGTTGAGTCTGGACAAATTGAAAATTTAGTCGATGAAATCGAAGCTCAATTGCAGCAACAGCGATTTAGACGAGAAGTCACGAGCAATGATATCGGAGAATTGGTCCTGGCTCAATTGCAAGAGGTCAGTGAAGTGGCTTATATCCGCTTTGCCTCGGTTTATCGACAATTCCAAGGGATTCGTGATTTTGTGGATACTTTAAAGGACCTGCAAAATCAAAGCGATCGCCCTCTAAGTGACCGCTCCCCCACCCCGGAAGAAGACCCGTCCTCTGGGAAGTCTACCGATGATCCCGGGCAGTTAACTCTCAATGATGCTCACCAGGATTCTCCCCCTGTCTCTTCTCTAGCTCAAGCCTAG
- a CDS encoding 30S ribosomal protein S1, protein MVNQNTVAKDVGFTHEDFAALLDKYDYHFSPGDVVAGTVFSLEPRGALIDIGAKTAAYIPIQEMSINRVDAPDEVLQSNETREFFILTDENEDGQLTLSIRRIEYMRAWERVRQLQTEDATVRSQVFATNRGGALVRIEGLRGFIPGSHISTRKPKEELVGEELPLKFLEVDEDRNRLVLSHRRALVERKMNRLEVGEVVIGTVRGIKPYGAFIDIGGVSGLLHISEISHDHIDTPHSVFNVNDELKVMIIDLDAERGRISLSTKQLEPEPGDMVKNRQSVFDRAEEMAQKFREQMRAKQQGQQEQPAVPVTPVEEPVADAIEVPAAVEDAIEVPAAVEDAIEVPAAVTEVAQEEVSAVSED, encoded by the coding sequence ATGGTCAATCAGAACACAGTCGCCAAAGATGTAGGCTTTACTCACGAGGATTTTGCAGCTCTTCTCGATAAATATGACTATCACTTTAGCCCCGGCGATGTCGTCGCCGGTACAGTATTCAGTCTAGAGCCGAGGGGCGCTCTGATTGACATTGGTGCAAAAACAGCGGCATATATCCCCATTCAGGAAATGTCAATCAACCGGGTTGACGCTCCTGATGAAGTCTTGCAATCGAACGAAACTCGCGAGTTCTTTATCCTAACTGATGAGAACGAAGATGGGCAGCTCACCCTAAGCATCCGCCGCATTGAATATATGCGCGCTTGGGAACGAGTTCGCCAGTTGCAAACTGAAGATGCCACAGTGCGCTCTCAGGTCTTTGCAACCAATCGCGGGGGAGCACTGGTTCGCATTGAAGGGTTGCGTGGCTTCATTCCAGGGTCCCATATTAGCACCCGCAAACCCAAAGAAGAACTCGTCGGAGAAGAACTCCCCTTAAAATTCTTGGAAGTAGACGAAGACCGCAATCGTCTAGTTCTATCCCATCGTCGAGCGTTGGTTGAGCGCAAGATGAACCGCTTGGAAGTGGGCGAAGTCGTCATCGGTACAGTTCGCGGCATCAAACCCTACGGGGCCTTTATCGATATCGGCGGAGTCAGCGGTTTGCTGCACATTTCGGAAATTTCCCACGATCACATCGATACGCCCCACAGCGTGTTCAATGTCAATGACGAGCTGAAGGTAATGATCATTGACTTGGATGCAGAACGGGGTCGCATCTCCCTCTCTACCAAGCAACTCGAACCGGAACCCGGGGATATGGTGAAGAACCGGCAGTCGGTGTTCGATCGCGCTGAAGAAATGGCTCAAAAATTCCGCGAACAAATGCGGGCCAAGCAGCAAGGACAACAAGAGCAGCCAGCAGTTCCGGTGACTCCCGTGGAGGAACCCGTGGCTGACGCAATTGAAGTGCCTGCTGCTGTAGAAGACGCAATTGAAGTGCCTGCTGCTGTAGAAGACGCAATTGAAGTGCCTGCTGCTGTAACGGAGGTTGCTCAAGAGGAAGTCTCTGCGGTTAGCGAAGACTAG
- a CDS encoding alpha/beta hydrolase: protein MKIKIKTFVTSLSQLPKKWVKFIALSLVVFLTSLSFVVFTPSPATASQVVVLTYGPQRIAIPMQELQEFGQTGEASRVIRFLTGIADVDRDLFRTVLTQEIPASVRILDRSLNFIVGELFLYEISQAIYPPSGRKGIEGLRSSLVLSAADDGRLSLLELLQKYPSQRVEIDARKINQTYGQVQFLVEGAEKAAQFVRETFGDIIC from the coding sequence ATGAAAATAAAAATCAAAACCTTTGTCACCAGTCTGAGCCAGCTACCCAAAAAGTGGGTGAAATTTATAGCCCTCAGCCTCGTTGTTTTTCTGACCAGTCTTTCATTCGTGGTGTTTACACCCTCCCCGGCGACGGCCTCTCAAGTGGTGGTCCTGACCTATGGTCCCCAGCGAATTGCCATTCCCATGCAGGAACTACAGGAATTTGGGCAAACCGGAGAAGCATCTCGGGTGATCCGATTTTTGACAGGAATTGCTGATGTTGATCGGGATCTATTTCGGACGGTTTTAACCCAAGAAATTCCGGCCAGCGTCCGAATTTTAGACCGTTCCCTCAACTTTATTGTCGGAGAATTATTCCTCTACGAGATCAGTCAAGCCATTTATCCGCCCTCGGGTCGTAAAGGGATTGAAGGTTTGCGATCGAGTTTGGTTCTTTCTGCTGCGGATGATGGCAGACTTTCTTTGCTAGAACTTCTGCAAAAATATCCGTCTCAACGGGTTGAAATTGATGCGAGAAAGATCAATCAAACTTATGGGCAGGTCCAATTTTTGGTAGAAGGAGCAGAGAAAGCAGCCCAATTTGTTCGAGAAACGTTTGGGGATATTATTTGTTAA
- a CDS encoding HAD family hydrolase, giving the protein MTTIQCRDIKFERIEAVIFDKDGTLEDSEDFLRLLGHKRSRIIDARVPGTGDPLLMAFGLMDNTLDPTGLLAVGSRGETEIAAAAYIAETGRGWLDSLEIARAAFDEADEFFKKNATPSPLFVGCLEAIVNLSQAGLKLGILSAASTERVQAFAQHYQLDTYLQLQMGVDSGPSKPDPALFLQACQSLGVEPGVTLMVGDSPADFQMAKRAGAAGCIGISWRPASSDRLAGADVAIASLDEILIQS; this is encoded by the coding sequence TTGACCACCATTCAGTGTCGAGATATTAAATTCGAGCGCATTGAAGCAGTCATCTTTGATAAAGACGGAACCTTAGAAGACTCAGAAGATTTTTTAAGACTCTTGGGACACAAGCGATCGCGCATCATCGACGCTCGGGTTCCCGGCACCGGAGACCCTCTCCTCATGGCCTTTGGCCTCATGGATAACACCCTCGACCCCACGGGCTTGCTTGCCGTCGGCAGCCGAGGCGAAACCGAAATTGCTGCTGCCGCTTACATTGCTGAAACCGGACGCGGTTGGCTGGATTCCCTAGAAATTGCTCGGGCCGCATTTGATGAAGCCGATGAGTTCTTCAAGAAAAATGCCACCCCTTCCCCCTTATTTGTCGGCTGCTTAGAGGCGATCGTCAATCTTTCCCAGGCCGGACTCAAACTTGGCATTCTCTCCGCAGCCAGTACCGAACGAGTCCAAGCCTTCGCGCAACATTATCAGCTCGACACCTATCTTCAACTTCAAATGGGAGTGGATTCGGGACCCAGTAAACCTGACCCCGCTCTTTTTTTACAAGCTTGCCAGTCCCTCGGTGTCGAACCCGGGGTCACTCTGATGGTGGGGGACTCCCCTGCCGATTTTCAGATGGCAAAACGCGCTGGTGCTGCCGGTTGTATCGGGATTAGCTGGCGTCCGGCATCTTCTGATCGCCTTGCTGGTGCGGATGTGGCGATCGCCTCTTTAGACGAAATCCTCATTCAATCTTGA